Proteins encoded within one genomic window of Felis catus isolate Fca126 chromosome C1, F.catus_Fca126_mat1.0, whole genome shotgun sequence:
- the DFFA gene encoding DNA fragmentation factor subunit alpha isoform X3 produces MEVAGGAETEIRPLKPCLLRRNHSREQHGVAASCLEELRNKACDILAIDKSLAPITLVLAEDGTIVDDDDYFLCLPSNTKFVALASNEKWMYNNSDGGTAWISQESLDVDETDTGAGLRWRNVARQLKEDVSSIILLSEADLQVLIDAPCSDLAQELRQSCVTVQGLQNTLQQVLDQREEARQSKQLLELYLQALEKEGGILSKQQESQTVGDQTDAVDTGGNRESSSTIALTSQILTVLKEKPAPELSLSSQDLEAPPRVAKRQETSRLAPGLNFPWSPRKTPELWLPL; encoded by the exons ATGGAGGTGGCCGGAGGCGCCGAGACTGAGATTCGGCCTCTGAAGCCGTGTCTGCTGCGCCGCAACCACAGCCGCGAGCAGCATGGCGTGGCGGCCTCCTGCCTGGAGGAGCTGAGGAACAAGG CCTGTGACATTCTGGCCATTGATAAGTCCCTGGCACCAATCACCCTGGTCCTGGCAGAGGATGGCACCATAGTGGATGATGATGATTACTTCCTGTGTCTGCCTTCCAATACTAAGTTTGTTGCCTTGGCCAGTAACGAAAAGTGGATGTACAACAATTCAG ATGGAGGTACAGCTTGGATTTCCCAAGAGTCCCTTGATGTAGATGAAACGGACACTGGGGCAGGGCTGAGGTGGAGGAACGTGGCCAGGCAGCTGAAAGAAGACGTGTCCAGCATCATCCTCCTGTCCGAGGCAGACCTCCAG GTGCTCATTGATGCTCCGTGTTCAGACCTGGCTCAGGAACTCCGCCAGAGCTGCGTCACCGTCCAGGGGCTCCAGAACACCCTCCAGCAGGTCCTGGACCAGAGGGAGGAAGCCCGTCAGTCCAAGCAGCTCTTGGAGCTTTACCTCCAGGCTTTAGAGAAGGAGGGCGGCATCTTGTCAAAGCAGCAAG AGTCCCAAACTGTTGGTGACCAGACGGATGCAGTCGACACGGGTGGTAACAGAGAGAGCTCCTCCACAATCGCACTCACAAGCCAGATCCTTACTGTGCTGAAGGAGAAGCCTGCTCCAGAGCTGAGTCTGTCCAGTCAGGATTTGGAG GCACCTCCCCGTGTAGCTAAAAGGCAGGAGACCTCTCGACTTGCGCCTGGCCTAAATTTCCC CTGGTCGCCAAGGAAGACCCCGGAGCTTTGGCTGCCGCTTTGA
- the DFFA gene encoding DNA fragmentation factor subunit alpha isoform X2, with the protein MEVAGGAETEIRPLKPCLLRRNHSREQHGVAASCLEELRNKACDILAIDKSLAPITLVLAEDGTIVDDDDYFLCLPSNTKFVALASNEKWMYNNSDGGTAWISQESLDVDETDTGAGLRWRNVARQLKEDVSSIILLSEADLQVLIDAPCSDLAQELRQSCVTVQGLQNTLQQVLDQREEARQSKQLLELYLQALEKEGGILSKQQESQTVGDQTDAVDTGGNRESSSTIALTSQILTVLKEKPAPELSLSSQDLETLAPRCPVCLFYAQYLISSMSEWLEQTSHFIYIRMA; encoded by the exons ATGGAGGTGGCCGGAGGCGCCGAGACTGAGATTCGGCCTCTGAAGCCGTGTCTGCTGCGCCGCAACCACAGCCGCGAGCAGCATGGCGTGGCGGCCTCCTGCCTGGAGGAGCTGAGGAACAAGG CCTGTGACATTCTGGCCATTGATAAGTCCCTGGCACCAATCACCCTGGTCCTGGCAGAGGATGGCACCATAGTGGATGATGATGATTACTTCCTGTGTCTGCCTTCCAATACTAAGTTTGTTGCCTTGGCCAGTAACGAAAAGTGGATGTACAACAATTCAG ATGGAGGTACAGCTTGGATTTCCCAAGAGTCCCTTGATGTAGATGAAACGGACACTGGGGCAGGGCTGAGGTGGAGGAACGTGGCCAGGCAGCTGAAAGAAGACGTGTCCAGCATCATCCTCCTGTCCGAGGCAGACCTCCAG GTGCTCATTGATGCTCCGTGTTCAGACCTGGCTCAGGAACTCCGCCAGAGCTGCGTCACCGTCCAGGGGCTCCAGAACACCCTCCAGCAGGTCCTGGACCAGAGGGAGGAAGCCCGTCAGTCCAAGCAGCTCTTGGAGCTTTACCTCCAGGCTTTAGAGAAGGAGGGCGGCATCTTGTCAAAGCAGCAAG AGTCCCAAACTGTTGGTGACCAGACGGATGCAGTCGACACGGGTGGTAACAGAGAGAGCTCCTCCACAATCGCACTCACAAGCCAGATCCTTACTGTGCTGAAGGAGAAGCCTGCTCCAGAGCTGAGTCTGTCCAGTCAGGATTTGGAG ACCCTGGCTCCTCGCTGCCCCGTTTGCCTCTTCTATGCACAATATCTCATTTCATCTATGTCAGAATGGCTTGAACAAACGTCTCATTTCATCTATATCAGAATGGCTTGA
- the DFFA gene encoding DNA fragmentation factor subunit alpha isoform X1 — protein sequence MEVAGGAETEIRPLKPCLLRRNHSREQHGVAASCLEELRNKACDILAIDKSLAPITLVLAEDGTIVDDDDYFLCLPSNTKFVALASNEKWMYNNSDGGTAWISQESLDVDETDTGAGLRWRNVARQLKEDVSSIILLSEADLQVLIDAPCSDLAQELRQSCVTVQGLQNTLQQVLDQREEARQSKQLLELYLQALEKEGGILSKQQESQTVGDQTDAVDTGGNRESSSTIALTSQILTVLKEKPAPELSLSSQDLELVAKEDPGALAAALSWDAEKTVTVQQACNQELSLRLQQVQSLRSLRNLSARKSSLPGERQEPKRARQDPT from the exons ATGGAGGTGGCCGGAGGCGCCGAGACTGAGATTCGGCCTCTGAAGCCGTGTCTGCTGCGCCGCAACCACAGCCGCGAGCAGCATGGCGTGGCGGCCTCCTGCCTGGAGGAGCTGAGGAACAAGG CCTGTGACATTCTGGCCATTGATAAGTCCCTGGCACCAATCACCCTGGTCCTGGCAGAGGATGGCACCATAGTGGATGATGATGATTACTTCCTGTGTCTGCCTTCCAATACTAAGTTTGTTGCCTTGGCCAGTAACGAAAAGTGGATGTACAACAATTCAG ATGGAGGTACAGCTTGGATTTCCCAAGAGTCCCTTGATGTAGATGAAACGGACACTGGGGCAGGGCTGAGGTGGAGGAACGTGGCCAGGCAGCTGAAAGAAGACGTGTCCAGCATCATCCTCCTGTCCGAGGCAGACCTCCAG GTGCTCATTGATGCTCCGTGTTCAGACCTGGCTCAGGAACTCCGCCAGAGCTGCGTCACCGTCCAGGGGCTCCAGAACACCCTCCAGCAGGTCCTGGACCAGAGGGAGGAAGCCCGTCAGTCCAAGCAGCTCTTGGAGCTTTACCTCCAGGCTTTAGAGAAGGAGGGCGGCATCTTGTCAAAGCAGCAAG AGTCCCAAACTGTTGGTGACCAGACGGATGCAGTCGACACGGGTGGTAACAGAGAGAGCTCCTCCACAATCGCACTCACAAGCCAGATCCTTACTGTGCTGAAGGAGAAGCCTGCTCCAGAGCTGAGTCTGTCCAGTCAGGATTTGGAG CTGGTCGCCAAGGAAGACCCCGGAGCTTTGGCTGCCGCTTTGAGCTGGGACGCGGAGAAGACGGTGACGGTGCAGCAGGCCTGTAATCAGGAGCTCAGCCTGCGCCTCCAgcaggtgcagagcctgcgtTCTCTCCGGAACCTGTCGGCCAGGAAGAGTTCGCTGCCTGGAGAACGGCAGGAGCCTAAGCGAGCCAGACAAGACCCCACGTAG